The Topomyia yanbarensis strain Yona2022 chromosome 3, ASM3024719v1, whole genome shotgun sequence nucleotide sequence AAGTCTAACGAGACGGAACGATAGTTAAATCCAAGGTTGCGGTCGGTGTTGAAAACATACTGTTAAAGATACGACTATCGCTGAAACTTACCTTTTAACGATGTCATTGTTCTCCTCGGACGCCCCGTTCCATTTATCGGTCTCGGCGTCCATTTCGTTCGTGACCATCTTCATCTCGAGtccggttttggcaattttttcCTGCTCCTCGGAGTCTAGCTGCGTTGGTTTCAGAGGTTTCGATGTAGTTCCATGTTTctggcgaaaaaaaaaattaaacatttatGTGAAGCTTCATTTTAAAGTTAGTTTCagcaaataaattgaaaatgcatgaaaattaATTGAAATGCTACACTGAACAAATGAGTAACGAAACGAACGGCCGAAATGCGACCTTGTTCACAGTAGCGCATGAATTGAAAAGAGTTTCATTTTGAAGCATACCCGAAAATTTCGCAGATCCAATTCAAGTCCTATTAGTAATAGAACGACTTACCCCAGGTCTCGGAAGACTTAGATATTCGGTGGTTTTGTCGGCTTTCGTCGATGTCTGGGCCAGATCGATGACCTCCTTGGTGATGGCGGTCACATCCGTCGACAGCCACTGCCACATATCGACAAACACTTCGAGATTTTCTTTGGCCATCTTGCTCTGTGGGTGCGTCATCAGGGCACGGGTCGCTGTAATGACCTGAGGTCCGTAGATCCGTACGTTGATCTCGGTGAATTTGGCTTGCACCTGAAGAGTCTCCGTTAGGGCTATTTGCCGTAGTAGTTTGCACACCTGGGAAAAATAAGCAAAGCAATTTAAGGATAAAGTTATCAGCTGACTCTAGACCCCCTGTTTCGTACCTCAAGGACATGATCGATATGCTCGTGAAACCGATCGGCGCACTCCTGCAACCGGTCGATCTCCTGATTTAAGGCAATATTCCTGAGCGAATTGGCAATGTCAATGCCGGACTTGATGATGTGCGACAGCTCCGCCGACTGATCCTGCGCCGTCAGCGTCAGCTGCGTGGTCAGGTCGTGCGCCGCGTTCAGTACGCTTTCGACGACACTTTCGATGTCGAAAGTCGAGTTCGGATACTGCTCCATACTGACGGCAATTCGCATCAGCTGGTTCAGTTCCAACTTGGCCCGATCGCATAGGAGCAGAATGTTCTCCCGATGGTCGTGGCTGGTGTACGCCGAGTCGGTAAAGTCTTGAGTTTTTTCACAAACCTTGTCCAGCGCGGCTAGCAACTGCTCCCGGGTATCGGTGGAAAATATTGAGATCCCTAACTGTAagcataagaaaaataaatttagacTCGAACCAACCAATCCGAAGCCCCCGTAACTCACTTCAGCTTTATTGTCATATTTGGGGAACTCCCGTTCCCTAGTACTATACTCTCTGGAATGACCAATGGAATTTCTGTCCCGATCGCGCTCGCTATTCCGTCGTGTCAGCTCCCGCCGGTACTCGATGCCGGTTTCTTTGTCGCGCAGCGCGGTGGGTGAGACACAATCTTTGGAGCTCACGCTGGACGGTGGCCCCACGGCAGCCATCATGGAAGAACTGGTTTTGCTGCCCGAACTGCGCCGATCGTAGTCCGGTCGAGACATCTCGATAAGACGAATAAAGTGACGCAGGCAGGTGAATGCCGTCGCCCGTTCCGAGTCCCACTCGGGAACCTACGATAAACAGAAGTTGATGCAtagttaaaaattcatttgaaagtaatcATCTGTCCAAGGAGAAATTTACCTGTCTCAGTGCATTCCGCTCGCTGGCGGTTTCCAGTATACCGTCCTTCACTACGTAATGAATAAGGTCCATCGCTCGGCGCATCTGACAGAACACGGTATCTCGGTTTTCTTTGGAGTGGGCACATTCTGGGTGCCGCATGCATGTCTGGAAGAGGCATATCTCAGTAGAATTCAGTGAAGAAATGTCTGTTTGCAaatttttcaacgtattttctcGCAATTCGAATTGAAAAATACAGTCCGCAAAGcatatgtatttgtatttacTATTTATATCCTACATAAACAGGCCAAAAagcaaattattttttgaaaactcaattggTCTACAGCGGAGTAGATTTCTAGTCCCACTAGGAGTGTGCTCCatatttgaatcaaatttgaaTCCATGCTTCCAACAGTATGTTGCTTTTTCCTACACATGGGCAACGATCGAAAATTGGTCAACTTCAACTGGACTCATTTTTcatcgttcattaaaaacatgCATACTCCTCATTTTAGGGATGTATGTGTCATAATGCCTATTGTTTGATTTTGACTTCTACTCTTCAATTGTGGCTTTGTATCAAGAGGAGcaatggagcaaaattttgctcgcgCATCACGAAAATCCGAGAGAATATGTCCAAATCAACTGTCACTAAAGTTATAAGTGTTCGAAAAATGTTTATCGAAAGCCAATAGACTGGACCGGAGGTCGCAGAAACAACACAAAGACTGGCTAGCTGTTTCAAGCGGAACCTCGAGCTCTCCGTCCGTGATGTCGTGCCGTTTATAATTGAAAGATGTACTACCATTACTACTTAGTTGAAAGTCCAGATTACTATTTCCTTGCAATAAAGAATTTTCCGATAAATGTCACGAAAGTCAGTCCGGCGACTCCGGTACAGCAGGGCGTCCTGTTCACTAGTACCTCGACGACCCAAGCCTGGTGGTGTTCCATCGCAGTCTACTCAGTCTTGTTCCAGGCAGAAAAATTTCTGGAAAAATTCctcgcgaaattccgtacgaaattccgtggaaatctccgtgcgaaatttcgtgcgaagtttcttgcgaaattccgtgcgaaatttgtACGTAATTTCGTACCTAATTCCGCACAAAataccgcgcgaaatttcgcacgaaattccgtacgaaattccgtgcgaaattccatgcgaaattccgtgcaaaattccatgcgaaattctgtgcgaaatccttacaaaattccgtgcgaaattctgcgcgaaattccttgagaaattccgcgcggaattccgtgcgaaattccgtgcgaacttccgtgcgaaattccgcgcgaaattccgtgcgaagttccgtgcgaaatttcgcgcgaaatgtcgtgcgaaattccgtacgaaattctgtgcgaaattcagcGCGAACTTCCCTGAGAAATTGCTTGCGAAATTACTCGCGAAATTCCTTACAAAataccgtgcgaaattccgtgcgagattctgcgcgaaattcctTGAGAAagtccgcgcgaaattccgtgcgaaatttcgtgcgaaattctgtgcgaaattacGCACAaatttccgcgcgaaattccttgAGAAATTACGTGCGCattgaatttcgcacggaatttcgctcggaatttcgcacgaaatgtcGCACATaatctcgcacggaatttcgcacgaaatttcgcgctaaatttcgcacggaattttgtgtGAAATTTCAGCGCGAGCTTCCCGAATTGCTTGCGAAATTACTCGCGAAATTCCTTAcaaaattccgagcgaaattccatgcgaaatttcgaGCAAAATTCCGCGTGAGCCTCAATGCGAAATTGCGTGCGAGATTCCGTGCGAGtttccatgtgaaattccgtgaAAAATTCAGCGcggaattccatgcgaaattccatacgaaattccgtgcgaaattccgtgagagattccgtgcaaaattacgtgcgaaattctgtgcgaaattccgtgcaaaattccgtgcgaaattccgcgtgaatttccgcgcgaaattccgtgcgaaattccgtgcgaaatttcgtgcgaaattccgtgcgaaattccgtgcgaaattccttgcgaaattctgtgcgaaattccgtacgaagttccatgcgaaattccgtgcaaaattccgtgagaGATTCCgtgcttttgaattttttccttgcgagattccgtgcgaaatttcgtgcgagattccgtgcgaaattccgcgcgagattccgtgcgaaattccgcgcgaaattccatgcgaaattccgcgcgacatttcgtgcgaaattgcgCAAGatattccgagcgaaattccgtgcgaaatttcacacaaaattccatacgaaatttccgaaatttcgcacgaaattccgtgcgaaattccgcgcgagattccgtgcgaaattccgtgcgagattccgtgcgaaattccgtgcgaaattccttgcgaaatttcgtgcgaaattccacgcgaaattccgtgcgagattccgtgcgaaattccgtgcgaaattccgtgcgaaatttagagtactgcgatgaatgtaaaaagatgaacatttttccaaaatgtgaccacaattacttggatttgtagtGCTAGGTCATTCAAAGTATCTTTGGGTAATTCGGCCACCACCATCGGCTGCGGAAtacccggcggaagtatccaaattcgagtttggtgtacaattcaaatgtggaataaataaatttgaCTTTGTGAAAATTTTCCCGGTAAATGATTCTTTTATTTCCCAAATTCCTGGGAGATAAAAGCTATCGGGAAATGATAGTTTTAGTGCAGGactttgccataaaataactcatcaaaacaaaattaaatgcCCCAAGACCCCTAACATCATGAAGCTCAAGACTAGCATTCAACCTTCCTATAACCAATTTGCTGCAAAACTTTTCAACTAAACTATGTTCATAAAAACAACATAACACGATAGTTATCGCATTGCGTTCATCACTCACCTTGGATGACGTCAGCAGCATCATCGTTGATCGTTCCAGCACCTGACGTGCCGAGGACATCTGTGCTCTCCGCCGTTCGTCCTTCAAATCGTTCTGTCGGTTACCTGCAGTTTGAGTGAGAGGAAAATCCGGTTATAAACGAGAACACATTAAATGCGGAAAGCTCGGCTGGAGAATTGGTTTCGTGTTTccgacacacacacatacagacacacacacatatattgcACCGGCAAACAGCCGATCAATTTAATTAACCCCATTAAATCTTCCACATCCGTCTGAATTTATGGGCAAGCAATTATAATCGCGTCAGTATACGGCTAATGTCCACCGGCTCCAGCAGTGTGCATCATCTCAGCCGAACTCGAGAGCTCCCACCAACTGCTGGCTTGTCACATATCCTGCCGAGCCGATGCGATGGAAGTGAATGTGCATTCAGGCATAACCGCAACCATCAACGCCATAACCATTGTCATCGTTTCGTCCGGAAAACGGCGACCAGCGAACGTTGACGCACATGCGGATTTTTTCGAGTTCTGGTCAGGCAAAATTGTGTGCGGTTTTTCGGGAGATATTGAGTTTGGTGTATTTCTGTTAACAGGACCTCAAAAGAAGtctaaaacaaaatattaatatACGATTACAAGTAGAGGAAATTTAGGGAAGGAGCCCAAAGATTTCAACTGGGGGGATAACAGTGATAGGTAAATACGGGGACTTTACAGTACTGCAAATACATATGTACCGGTAATTCACATGAAAATTAAAAAGGTTTAATCCTACTGATCTCACTTCGATTTAACCATCAATGTTTAAATTGTTTCTTGttgtaatcaataataataaGCCCCACAACATGTTTTAAAGTTACTCTCTATGCTAGATTTGATAGTATTTAAGTACTTAAAGTTTGGTCAACACCATTCAACATTCCCTTATCCATGATTCCTTTTCTTTTCATTGTTTAACTTTGATGCGTCGAACAACTGTCACACATACCGAATGATtaccaaaacaaatttttggccAGTTAATAGGTCCAAGTGCCCTCAAGTGCGGCGATTGCTGTTATAGTTATCAGCAGTCGTAAATCCTCTCTTCTGTCGGTGCTTAATCGTAACAACCGACGCCATACCATGCCAAGTATGGTGTAACTAAGCGTCATCTGGGGATACATCAACGGTTTCGACGGTAGGAGGATGAGTCTTGGTGAGAGCTTTTCCCACCATAAAATTGTTATTTTGTCTTGCGATATTTCAACTTCCATGAATCCGCTATAGTAGAGGGAGTGCCGTatgtgtcttgagaaaattgaCAAAGCTGAACAATGTTTGGGTAGTTTGAAGCATAATTTTGACACACCGACGATATGATCATCCATAATACATTAATatctttttgtgtttttcaCGCCTTTTGATGTGGAAAGCTTCGATCGTTGTTTTTTACGGTAAGTTGCTTTTCATTATACCGACCAATTAATGGGCTACATCACTGTAGAgcatataataaaatgaatcaacatTGTTTAAATTTGGTTTTAGAATATTAATTGTGAAGTACAAAGAATAATTCTTTGAAGCAATTTCATGACAGTATGGAAGCTGTGCCGAATTTTCCAGTCCatacttaatttttcgaagAGATCTACGGCCAAGAATCGTGTATTTAGTGTTTATGTTTAACTCCTGTACCATATCTAGTTCTAAGCATGAAGCTAGCGTTAGCATTAGTGTAGACAGCCCTCACAACTAATGTCTTTGCCAACTGGCTGCAATCGCCaaggccgtcgagagccgcgtcggacCCAAAGGCTAGTATTACTAACGGGCCGTTCTAAACCTACTTATTTGAATATTGATTAGAGGAACTGTATACATTCAACTGTTCAAATCAAACTATGTTAGACAGGTCGTTGAGAGTTGAAATATCGCATCAAGTACACGTTGCAATGGCGGAGCTTCGAAAACAATGTATCAGCCACGGTGATTGCTGGACCAACCAATCCTAAGGTGTATGCTCTCGATAAAACAACACAGACGTGGAATTCTTGCTTAACAGTATCTACGGCGGCTGGGTATTTTGCGCTTTCGATCAACTTGTTGAATGGTAACAGTTTGGAGCTGGTGGTGGGTTTTATTTGCGAATTCATCCATTGATTTGCAGTTCTTGGTGGGTGAATCACGCTCCAGTTGCTGCATATATGGCTCAGAAAATGACATTCGGCGATGGCTTCGGATTCACTGAAGTTGACTAGCGGATCACGGGTGAGTGGCAAACGAACGAGATACCGACCGGACGAATCGCGAGTGGTGGTAGTAGCGTAAAGTTTTTAACACTATTTTTTTCTACGGAATACTCAACAGCATCTAGCCCCCAGAGTTCCTGCAACGCTTGTTTTGAGTTTCGATCGACAGTGGTCAGATGGCAGATGTGAGGAACGGTGGGATGATCGATGGATATCTTCCCGGAAACAGTCCACCCAAGTACCGTTTTATTAGCAAAGGAAACTCAAGCTTCGTGGAGTACGGTGTCGACTTCGATTTGATCCTAGCAGTTAATTGGCGCTTGATCTGCTTGGTGGATTCACCTATACCACCTACTGCGATATCCACCATGGTGCGTCGAAGATTCAGGGAATTTGCAAGCTTGTTGGTGATTAAGTTGCACATGGATCCTGAATCTAGCAGTGCACGTACGGGTATTTCCTTGCCGTTCTGATCTACGACGAGGAGGCAAACCATTTCCAGTAAAACTGTGCTGTGCTCAGCCTGGACCGACAGGCTCTCTTGGCTGTTCGGATTCACCGAGCTGGAAGGGCCAGCGATGGCGGACGTCGAGGGAATAGGCTGGCTTGCTGCCACGACAAGAGTAGATTGCATGTTCGACGGTGCAGGCTCGTGCAGCAGAGAGTGGTATTTTTCATGGCAGTTACGGCAGGAGAACACGGAGGTACAGTTCCTGGCTTGGTGTTCAGTACGGAAGCAATTCCAGCATAGGCATTTCTGGGAAACCAGCTCACGACGCTGGCATATGGACATCTCGGAAAATGCTGGATATTCGAAGAGGCGGACAGGCGAGACACGGCAGATCGCTGGAGCTCGATTCAACGGTGGCTGTCTTGTATGACACCTTGACCGGCTTCGGGGTTGGAATCGAACCGGCCACCACTGGTTGTTGTGACCGATATCGCAAATCGGTTATAACGGACGTTAGCATACGGGCACGTTGGTAAAGCAATTTGATCAGCATATCGTAGGTTACGTCGTCGTTGTTGCTGGTTTTCTCCTCCCAATCACGTTGCGTAGTAGGATCCAGCTTGTAACAAAGAAGGTTGACCAACGGTGTGTCCCAATAATGGACTGGTTCGCCTAACTTTGCCAAAGCCCTCACATACCGGTGGAAATCGTCAGCCAAAGCGTGAATTTCATGGGGACTTTCTTGATTGACCGGTGGGAGGTCATACAGAGCTCCGAAGAGCTGACGCTTCAGGAACCGCTTGTTGTCGTACCGCTTTAGCAATGCTTCCCAAGTCGATGCGTAGCTGTCCGCTTCAATGTCTACGGACTCGAATGGTTTCGGGGCTTCTCCAGGTACTGCTTCGCAACCGTCGGAATATCTGCATTGCTGAGGATCGTCGACGTATACGTGTCACGGAATGCGAGCCAACGCGGAAAATCCCCGTTAAACTTGGGAAGATCGATCTTGGGTAAGCGTAGATAGAACGAGGACGAAATGTGAGCAGGTGCCGTTATTGTGCTGTTCAGCATGATTGTGTTCTGGTCCGCAGCACGATTGGACAGCAGAAATCCTTTGACCGTACGATAACGCGTCTCGAAATCCATTCTCTCTTCCAGGTGGGTATCCATCATCTCCGGCTTATCGTACAACTCGATCTGTCCTTGTACCTCCAGGAACTCCTTTTAGATCCGGTTCAGTGAATCACGGTAAATTGGAATCTGGCAGGCATCCCGATCGCAATCGAAATTCTCCGCAAATTTTTCCACTGCCTTCTACACTACAAAGATTCCCTTTCGCTGGATCACGTACTCTGACAGTTTCTTTTCTGTCTTGGTTGCCATTATTACCTCACTTCCCGAGCAAACGGAaaacccataatacccccatgctcatggggcttgacatgggggtttgaaatgggttcaacccatgaaaacaccattaccatggtccggtagatcccatataaaaaaccatatgttggtgtatttatgggttattgagaccattttatggtgtcttgatggttgggaATTTCgacacggaccatgtttaaggtcttttcaaggggctgtgtggtgtttgaacccatgagtatttgctcgggttcaCTGATCTTCACTACCACCACTTTAAATATCAGAAACGGAAAAACGGTACAAATCGAAAAATCGGACTCCTTCCCGGCGCGGGTACCGTACCTACACGACACGCAATTGAAAAATGACAGTCGAACGAAGAAATCCTTCTCGTCGCGGTATGTCACTTTTACGCGAAATGACCGAGAATGGCACGTAAATCGAACGAAATTGTCCTTCCCGACGCGAGTGTACCAATCTACGCGAATTTGCCACTCACTTAGCAAAAAACAtgcaaattttttcgaaaacagaatttttccaaaaatttctgTTCCGACTTGGCGTTAATCAGCTGTTATGGTAAATATTCGCACTGAATTGCACCGATGGACGTTAGCGTCGAAAATGGCCTAATTGGCAGGCACGTTCGGGGGGCTGGGACGGGCAGTGTCTGTACCGTAGCGTAGCGTCAGCAGCAATTTGCAATGGTGTACTCACCGCACTGATCCTTCCTGGTTGGAGTTTCCTccgatccggctcgaaggaccaaatgtTTGGGACTTACTTGGGGTTCCGTTTCGGAGGTTTTTCTTCCTTCTCCTTGAGAGACGGCCCAAGATGATCGTTGGTGATCATTGATTCCTCACTGTACTTATTGGTGTATTGGGGGGGAATTTCACAACTCCAATCTTTTACTAACAAATTTCTCACTCGCGACGATAGACTATTGGCGGAGGTACGTACGCACTGTACTTGATGTATCGTGGTATAGCTGTCAACTGCCTTTGTCAGCTGATTTTGCGTATTCTGTCTCCCACCATCTAGTGGATAGCGATCGCTTTCTGTGTGTTGGTGTGCTGCTTGATCGCTGGTCGGTATCGTTTAATAGGGTGGTGCACTTTTCTGTTTGGCGCTTTCGTTTGGCAGATTTAGTTTAGCTTttttgttgtttatattcatagGATTTACTTTGTTTGTTGATAGtgggtatttatttatttcaattagGCTTAGGTTAGTTTTAATTTAGATTTAGTTAATTCATTAGGGTTTCTCGGTAAGTTCAAACATCAACACCCCCCATGTCACAAATTGTCGCAAATTTATTTATCccccgtttttttttcttcagtgaaaacacgttacgtaacgttctagcttactccccctcctccatttgtcacaatatgtcacaaattgtcgaaccccctccccccaaacgcgttacgtaatttatgaatggtctcttTAACGcactataaaaatacaaaaatacaaagatTATGCATTTCAATTAACGGTTATTttaggtcagtctaccttctcatctcgcacaGAATTGAAGGTAAAtatcgttccgctatagacaCACGGCAGAAACTAGCCTCACTGCAAACGAATTGGTTCATTAAGTCATGtgctgtttttgattttttccgatGCAGTTGACATTAAAGATACGTAATCGAACtttattttcacttttttctacgcaaaatagcaataaaaatatttaaaaaaaaaataaattttctttgaaCTACTTTGATCCCTATCCTTTTACTGtgataactgtcaaaaatgctaacccatGTGGTTAAATTCACTGTCATGAAAGACCGGTAGTGTCAAATGAAgacgtgtttacattttttcagaacatcAATTTAAAATCATTCTCAGGTTTTAAAGGTTGGGCATAGTTATATTTAGATAGATCAGTTCTTTCAGTttatgaaataaaagaaaatttttattcttCGTTTAACGACCCAATTGTGTTGCTATTTATTTTTGCAAATGTCTTGCAAGACCAGCTACTCGAGAAGTACTACAATTGCCAGAAGTGCAAATAGTGTGCGCGTACACGATTTCTCTTCGCACGCTCCT carries:
- the LOC131690553 gene encoding alpha-catulin isoform X5, whose translation is MSTTYGRSDQISTLVQHRSEQQQQQHSSERTLRAIGRVGQAVNLAVERFVTVGETIADDNPEIKQDMYDACKEARAAGSSIERLCDIAATDPVGYAPRPNPIDDRGPMIRAARTLLSSVTRVLLLADIVVVKQLLLAKDRVARTLGRLESVANFTEFVKAFSVFGAEMVELAHVTGNRQNDLKDERRRAQMSSARQVLERSTMMLLTSSKTCMRHPECAHSKENRDTVFCQMRRAMDLIHYVVKDGILETASERNALRQVPEWDSERATAFTCLRHFIRLIEMSRPDYDRRSSGSKTSSSMMAAVGPPSSVSSKDCVSPTALRDKETGIEYRRELTRRNSERDRDRNSIGHSREYSTREREFPKYDNKAELGISIFSTDTREQLLAALDKVCEKTQDFTDSAYTSHDHRENILLLCDRAKLELNQLMRIAVSMEQYPNSTFDIESVVESVLNAAHDLTTQLTLTAQDQSAELSHIIKSGIDIANSLRNIALNQEIDRLQECADRFHEHIDHVLEVCKLLRQIALTETLQVQAKFTEINVRIYGPQVITATRALMTHPQSKMAKENLEVFVDMWQWLSTDVTAITKEVIDLAQTSTKADKTTEYLSLPRPGKHGTTSKPLKPTQLDSEEQEKIAKTGLEMKMVTNEMDAETDKWNGASEENNDIVKRAKNMSAMAFSMYQFTKGEGTLRTTQDLFTQAEYFAEEANRLYKVVRQFSYQVPAGAPKKELLDHLDKVPTYVQTLQFLVKDPAVGKDATFVKVDHVIQETKNLMNVISKVVSTSFDCANKIYELTGIPFDNRLINVPTVILTSESGSSKKSTSNKQLLGAIKKDLVSEHKRKRTTLITFSAKPPQDSGSNYDRL